The window TGTATAATACGCTAATAAGGACAAGCGCATCCCTGGTGAAGAATTACAGCTTACGtaaattgaaatcattcgaaaaaaaacaGGGGTCAAATACCACTtgtgttaaaatttaaaacaaaatcgtacttgaaattcgaaatttttgtataGTTGAATGGATGTTTCGATGTGGTGAAAGTTCAGCAAGAGCTCCTTATTTTCTCTCGTCTGTTAGTGCCGTCAACTAGATCGAATACATCAAATGGTCATCGATTCTTCAGCGTTTGAATAGTTCCTGAATGTCTCGTGATTAATACAAGTGTGAAATATCTCGATTTTCAGCTTCTGGCAGAAGaacgaaaacaaagaaatatggTTGGGTGTAGGAAAACATGAAGGAAGGGAAAAATGAGGGTGAAGTGAGTTAGAGAAAGAGTGATGAGGATTACGATCAACGTGGTCACATGATCTAACATTTACACGATAAGAAAAACCGACACAGCGCTACAGCGGCCAATTTGAGTGCAGACTCTATAATTCATAGGTGGAGCGAAGATTCTGCGTGGATCGCGAACGTTCGGCATATCGTTTATTCTTCCGTGCCGTTGGTGAAAAAAGCTGAAACATGTGTGGATTTAAATAACGAAACGGATACATGAATTGATAAACGAATCAATAAGCTTGTTcttgtcaaaaaaaaggatttgATTTTCGCGTACCTGAAGTCGACCAAATCAGATAGAgagaggaatttttcaaaccgtcATTCGATCCATCCGCCTCTCCGAGCAAAACACCGATGCAAGTTTTGCACGAATATAAAAGAGGACCAACACCCCTACTTTCGGCTGTATTTTTGCACTGTAGGcaaacaaatttgaataatgcaATTGAATAAGTTTCGAAAGTGCATTAGAATATGGCATCTGTGCGAGGGTGCGAACAACGctaggaagaaagaaagaacgaacgaAAAAGTCGGGTGCAATGCTGACAGGCTGCAGGAGACGTGCAAATCGAGATGCAGTGGCTCTGTCAAATAACAGCCCCTCCACCCTGCACTTTCTGCAGCGAAACTCCTTCCCGTCAGTACTCCTTGTTCGCTAAAAGAGTGGAAACGTGACCCAACAATACCGCGTTGTCCAGTCGCCGAGTTTTCTCTCTCGACACTGGGCATCGCAGTCGCTACATAAAACCTTTCTCGGTGGAGCCTGCAGTTGTAACACACCCGTGCATCATGCCCTGCACTGCTGCATGCAAACGCGCCTATTTCATCACACACTTGGATGCCGCGGGTGGTCCAGAAGCGGTTCATGACTGCTCAACGTGCAGCTTGTATTGAAAATCGTTATTGCCTGAGAGAGGGTGAGAGATAAAATGGTTGGATGAGAGAGAGGCGGaggataaaaagtaaaatcagCCTATTGATGCGGCTTCGCCGCTGTCCTGTCCCATTACACCGATCTTGAATACGTCGATGGTGTCCATGCGGTTTCGCGCCATTCGCCAAATAAATTATGCTGTAAGTTGTATCAACTGTGAGAATAAGCAAACATGACAGCCTGTGAGAGTTGCATTTATGTATGCTGTGTGAAAGGCGgcgaataatttaataaacagAATTCTCCCGCATATTGACAACATATGGGTAAATATGTGAAATATGGACGTGTACATATGCTGCATGTATGTTTTTTCAAGTTATGTAAAGCGATTGACCTAAATACTTATCCCTCCTGGACACTTGGTAAGCCTTTTTTAATCGTAGTTGATATGGTAATTAGTTATAACCGACGAACATTTTTTCGTatattccttttctttctttctctctttctctctctctctctcttgtcAAATTAAATCCTGTATGATTTATTCAACGGTTACACGACCTGGATATAAGTCGTTAATTAGAATGGTCGCATTTAAATCTGCAGTAAGCAAATAAATGAGTGCTTCTATGCCGGTAGATTTATATCCCGCTCATTGAATTCCGTGGAAAATTTAACCCGTTAGTAACGGTGAGGATTTAACTATTTGATGAATAGGTAAAAATACGACCAGAGGCTTACAATCTCCAATAGTTAACCGAAGTTTCAGAACGCTATTTGAATTaggatagaaaaaataaactctgAGTGCGGTGAAGCGCGAGAAACAAAGCTCTGTTACtcagcaaaaatttttgcatgctagagaaaatttcttttatagCTCAGCTCACAGGCTTTTATGTATCAGAAAAGCTTCGcggtaaaattataaaatttttgctaGTCAAAGctgcttttttaaaaaagttgtCGTCTGCGTTTAAATAACGTTCTTTTTTTGCATGGCTTAGAATCTGTTCTTTTAACGAACAAGTAAAGTCAGGCATACCATTTGGCAGGTTTAATGAACAACACTTATAACTGAAATAAGACCTTGCGGTCAGTAATGCAATTACAGTTCAGCGAATTTACCCGTATTTAATAccgattgattttttatccTTGATTGAAAGTACGGCTTGCCAAATTTTGTGTCTTTACATGCCGAAAGAAAAGTATCATTATCCAAACGAATAATTATCCTTGACATTATCTTTCCACATCGCTCCGACCTACATCTTGCATTCTACGGTGTGAGTTCGATAACTTAGCTACCGTACTCGATCAGAAAGCAGTCAAGCAGGTAATAAATGCGTCCAGGCATCGCACTTTGGCCTATGATACAAACGAGAATAGAACCACATCTAGCCAACTCTTCAACGATTTTCTATGCTGGGGATATTCTTTCCGATTTTGAGTCCATCAATCGACGCTGACACGtgagatagatagagagatagatagaaaGTTAGCAATACTAGAATTCAGGTAATAGAATTATCTTTAACCATCGAGGTTAATAAAATCAACGTAAGAAAAGCATTAATTACTGGTTGACTATCGTGTTTTTGCGCAAAGATTTGCACCACACTTATTTGCTAGTACCAGAGGGATCTCTCGCTTTATCCCTACGTAACGGTTCATATAAATACTACGTGGAAGAGATTCATTCCGATAGACATTGCCttgtttttccaaataaaaaatttcactgacAGGTTAGTTCTTCTCAGAGAGTTTCATCTGTATGATAAGATCACGTGTTCGACAAAATTTCAGTTGAACAATGAAAGACCTAGTAGAGCGTGTTAGGAAGATGAACTGATCTTACCACGAATAATCACATGTGCACATCACACAGTAATCAATATTTTATGAAGAGGTGAAAAGCAGTAGTAACCATGCCAAGTATTTGCAACTAAAATGCCCGAAGGCAAGCAGCATTGGAGAAAACGTACAGAAAAAGGATAAGAGacagagtgagagagagagagatgatttaatattacaaaatttcgtataatttttgaatttcagattacTCTATAAGCTTCCATATTAAGCATTATACAATGGATTGCAATAAGTAACAAATACAATACACTAGTCGAGTACATGACCGTTTCATGATGTCACTATCAAACGTAGATAGACAGTAACGAGACACTTGATACACACTTGGATTTATTTAGccataacaaaatttttcagacacTAAAATAAACAGCTATGACTAACGACCCCAGAAATCATTggaattaaaataaagtataTAGATCAAGATcaagagaaacaaaataatataccATAGTATCGGTTGACAGGCCTCTGACTTATGACAATGATCTCAAGTTCCAGTAGATGCGAGTAGAGCCACGCCCAGAAAAGTTTAATGCAGAAAGCTGACACTACTGTCAGGGGAAGAGAGGGTTAGAAGTAGACTGATGATAGAgatacagagagagaaagagattgAGAGAAGggcgagagagggagagagacagCAATTTCAATATGCACTATCAGCCTGTGGCTAGATTGGAATCTTGGTGCAGGTTCTCGGCCAACAAGACTGACTGACCAAACTTTGATGTTGGGATTAAGCGCGTTGTTGGACCTTGCAGGTGATGAATTCGCCTTCCTGGAAGACAGGTCCAATTAACGCGAAGGTTATTCATGAAATTGTTACCCTTGAGAGCCTTGTGGTAATCGTGGTTCAGTTCGACCGAACATGTAATGGTCAGTTTTGAACCGCGAATTCAATCGATTGCACACCACTGCGCAACAGCGTAGCAGGAAATTTTTGCATTGCTAGTAGTTGTAAGCTCAATGAAAccaaaaacatttcaaaaagaattgaaaacgACGCAGCACTTGCTGATTCTTAGTATTAATCATCAGTTCGAAACATCAAATGTTGACTCAGAGTTCGTTTTGAGAAAACGTTGGTCGCAAGACGCGCGGTGGTTGAATTATGCCAGATGGGgttatttttccaaataatgcaCAGCGACTCTGGATTGGATGGTAAAATCTTTCGCAAGTCCCGAGTTTTGTCAGTCTTTCGTACGGTTCCTTGACGTTGGCAGTGTTTATGTTTCTGTGGGTGGATATACTTCCCGGAGTAACGCTTCTGGACAGAACTTGAATTCTTAGGTATTCAGCGCTTTATGACATCAGTGGTAGTTTCTACAAAGCAAAAGCGAAACAAACACGAGTGTAgacattttattcagaaattaCATGTTTCGAGACAACTGATGTCATGCATGGCATTCATTGATTGCTATATTTCTGAACTTTCTCCTGAAATTACATAGCTTCAAATCTTACTTTCATGATTTTCTTGATTTTCCGTAACTTTGAGCAGAAATTGCCGCTAACAATTAACTCACCTACGATTCAGTCGATTTAGGCAATGAATTGTGccgtaaaaaatacaaactcTCCTCCATTTTTACTATCCCGTCTAGTTTCGACAAAACTTTTTACGCAAATTGGTTgcgagtaaattgaaaattcatttcgatTACTGACTGTTGAGTTCATTAGAAGTAGTCTTGCAAAGACAAGAGTCATGTTCAATAGGTAGACTAATAACCGAAGTCAAACGATGTGAGCGACTTTGAAGTAGGGATTACGGCTTACATTGCATAACACGAGTTTCCAAATTGGAATGAATCGAAGGCTCGAGGCGAATCTTGAATACTGACCGCCACACGATATCCCCACCGCCTTTAGCGAGCTCCTGTGCACCTCTCACTTCACACTCGAGTATCCTATCCGGTGATCGAAATAGTTGTGCGTAAGTCTCAGTCCAGTGGTACGCACAACTCGCGTGACAGTCGACGTTAATAGAACGGTAACTGTGTCTTCGATAAATGACACCAAGCTGAAGAATCGCAAAACGATAAACGAAAGAGGAACAGCACGCGCAATGGATATCAGTATTTGGTTTGTCTCGGCAGTTGTACTGCTGACATCGGTGGCAGGAAACGCCGGAGCAACGGGGTTGGAAATCGTTTATCAATGGAAATACCTGGACTGGGTACCGCCGAGTgttcaattggtcgggaaTAACTTCACACTTGGAAACGCGTTTACCCAAGATGTTGACATCGATAGGAAGGGTCGTGTGTTTGTGACAAGTCCGAAGTGGCCGGAAGGTGTGCCAATAGTATTGTCAACTATCACCGACGTGAACGGACCAGGAGGTCCTCTGCTGGAACCTTATCCCGATTGGACGTGGCACAGATTCACCGACTGTAACAGTATTGTCACGGCTTACAGAATCGCGGTAAATATCGTAGTCGAAGCGTTCTTAGCGACTCGCTACCGAAGCTCGATAATTTCCACTAATGATGTACTTTTATGCTGGTTCCACGTTAGGATTAATAATCATAGATATGCATCTTCCAGGAGGGCGTGTGAACAAGAAATGTTCAAGGCTTTTGCAAATTATTCTAATAGATTTACTGTTAATAATTACCAGAGTAAAAGCCTTGGCtggtttttttctcacactaCTCAATGTCTCTCATAGATTTCCGTATTTAAAGTTGACGAGGTGTGACTTGTTGATTAATTTGCTCTGAAAGAATTCTTGTGCACGAAACGTAAGCATTAAAAATGATCTTGAATGGATCAATAATTTGACGGAGTATTACGATACagcatacattttttacactgtTATTGATAATGCACGAGTATGTCGTTCAAATTTCTACTCATGCTTTCGCGATCAGaagcgttgagaaaaatattaaatctcACAGTGACGTAATAACCTCACGGTAGATTTCAAGGTAGTGAGAGGTAGTCCATTCATTTGTGATACTCACGATCTTGACACagttttttcttataaatcaCCCACCACAATTTCTTGTTCATTCGTTATTTACTAGTTACATAATGAAAACACACTTTTAATTGACGCTCCATTATAATCGTTTCACAGCGTATTCCAACTGACATTGGATAACCATTAATATTCATAGAGTTCATTGCAGAAAACTAAAGTATTTTTCATGTTACAAAAGAGAAACAATTTATgcaaattgcaaaattatatttgtataatcataaaaaatttaagattcAAGAATTTCCAACTTGTTTTCACTTTGATTCTGTCTAAAGTTTGTTCTGTTCGTGTTACTTATttacaattgtaataatttctgataaaaatcaatatttctgGAAACTCAGAGGACCAAATATCAATAGATAGtgaaccaaaattttttttcatcactgaTTTTTTCCATGTAAGAACTCAAGTTTGAGAATCgttttcatagaaaaaaaaaacacaaacaaCCTTCCAATTCGATCGAAGCAGTACAATTGCACCCTGACGTTGGGCCAGTACAGTTTTCACATCGCATTTGTCAAGTCTCACAAAGAATTACGATTATATACCCTGCAATTCAGATCGATGAGTACAATCGACTGTGGGTGACAGACATCGGTAGAATCGGTGCGGAACGAGTATGCCCAACCAAGATCCTCGTGTTCGATCTGTTTACTGATCAGCTGATACACAAGTACGTGATCCCAGATGAACATACGTTGAATGGAGCTGCAGCTCTTGTGACGCCCATTGTTGACATCGGAGATAGTCCCATCGATACTTTTCTGTACATGGCGGATGTAGATGCAAATGGGATTGTGGTTTATGATTTCAAAAGCGATTATTCCTGGAGAATCAACAACACCCAAAGCAATGCATTCGGCCCGGATGACGAGGCTATGGAGATAACTATCGTTGATGATACTTTCAATTTGACTGACGGCACTTTGGGTATGTCACTATCACCTAAGGGATTTTGGAGCACCAGGTATGCCATGTTGAATTCAGTATTTTATCTTCTATTGAggtaattttcaaatcgaatatTCTGCTTCAATTTTTAGTTAGTAGTAAAACAAACAAGTTCCCATTTTGCTTCCGAGCGGACAGAAGAACTCTACAGTACTAGACTGGTATTATTTACGATGGGAAACAATTGAGAcgtgttttaaaatttatagataCCTTTACTTCAATTCATTGGCAAGCTACTATCAAAAGTTTACGGATACGGATTCATTGAAGCGAGCACAATACGAGGAAcctatcatttttcaatcgaagAAACGGCGCCAAAGCCAAGCCGGTCCTCAGGCGACCTCGAGGAGAGGAATTTTATTCTTCCAGCTTGTACAACACACGGCACTCGCCTGCTGGAACATAGAGAAACCGTTCAAACCAGAGAACGTAGTTGTTTTAGCCCAGGACGAAGTGGCCTTGCAGTATATAAGCGGCATCAAGGTTATTGTCAACCACATTGGCGAAGAGGAGGTCTGGTTCAACACGAACAGGCTTCAAAAAACGATAAACAACAATCGTAACCCTGCCGAGACGAATTACAGAATAATAAAAGGAAAAGTTGACGACCTCGTCAGAGGTACGAATTGCGAATCGTCCGGTCCCCACACAAATTACCTGGATACATCATCTTGGCGTCGCATTTAATTCGCGTCCAGTTTATGCCTCGTATTTGTTCACGTCATCTCACAATATTACTATTGCCCATCAAACCCAGTAGAAAGTATTCTCTGACGTAAACTTGGGAGGAAGAATAAGCAGTGTTCAATATTTGGCTGATTGCGAATTAAATGCCGAATTCCGCCAGTAATAGACGTAAGCTTTTACAATTGTATAAATACGAACGTCGTACATCATTTTACCAACTAAGTCACTATGTTTAATTACATATTTGTgctacatattatattatgtttatCCAACGCAAACTCATGTGTGCTTCGTAATCCCCATTATTCAGATTGCTCGTCGATCTTAAAGGCGTTGACACGTACCTAAATCCAGTCGGTTCGCGGTACAAGATCGTCGAGAAGTGTAAAACTGAATTGGATGTTTCTCAGAAAGCCTTCTCGTATTGAGATCACTGTCAGCTACTGTATTCCTTTTGGTTAGACCCTTGAATTTTCTTACCGTAGACTTGTAGGTCAAGAGTTGCGAGGTATTACGTTGATTATGGCCCAAAAGGAGACTAATGTAACACAACTCGGCTCAAGGTTTGGCAGATCAATTTTTCCACGCGTAATATGTACGTTCGGACCGTTAAAGGGGTGAAAGAATTATTGGCGAGAGGGCAGCAGAGGCGGGGGAGGGATGCGCGTTAAATAAGCTCTCACGATCGTTCGTGGGTtgcattttaaaaaatcattgtacTCGCAACAaagagaaacgaagaaaaatccGAGGATAAGGCTGCCTTTGCAGCAGGGTGAAGGACTGGAACTTGCCTGCCATTTTAACGTTCCTAAAGCTGTGCCACTTATTTTTTCAGCCGTGATCAGAGGTGATGATATTTTCCACGTTTTCTCCGTAAGGGGTAAGCGCTGGCAGTGACAGGTAACATGTAGCTAGCAGTTTAGTTAACCGTTTCATTGCAGCCTTTCGAAACGTAACGATGAAGCCTGGAGTTGACAGGCGTATTATGTCGACTGGGAATGTTTCGGCTCTtctagatatatacatatacagttTCAGAAACTTTGAATCGAGAACAATTTGAGAGTTTCACGAACCTCCTTGTTACGGAGTTATTGAAGTCAGCCAGCCTCTGAAAACAGGTAGGCAGCGATCTCGGGCGTTTATTTCAGCAAAATTATACCGAGCTGTTTCTTATTTCCACCCAATTCCGCGTGTGAGTAACGGCACCGGCACATTCATAGCCGACCCTCCCAAATCTGCCAGTTAACCTTAGCCATCCTTAGGGTCTTGGTGAAATACTACACCCAGCCTTAAATTTGCcccaccccccctccccccccatGTAATATCTAGGAATTGTCGTTAAAATAACTCTAGGCATAAAGTACACCCTagcactaattgtaagtgatACTGCTAGGTATGGGTTGCCGAGGGACGATGACATCCGAAACCCAGAACTGCGAACTGGCATGTTACATAACGTTTTACTCATCTTCTCCGGGTCAATTGCTTACCCTCGTCGATTCTCCCCATTCTCATTACGTTTTGCGGGACTATAATCCGTCCATGCGGACTACGCAATGGCCTAGGCAGCGGGTATTAGCCCGAAGGTATGTTAATTACATCAGCGTGGATGAAACGGTTCAAGGGCTCACGATGGGTCCACGCTCTCTGTCTTACCCTCCGCCCATTTAGTCCCTTCCCTTTCTTCCTACTCGGCCCTTCGAACCCTTTTGCCGAGTTCAGCCTCGTATGTTATTATTACACTCGCTGTTTTTAATCTGAGTTAATAGAGGGAATTCCGCGGAACGGTCCGGGTGTATTTTATGGGCTGTAGAGGGCTGCCGAGGGGACGACAAAACCGTAAAGGGTGGAGGGGATCGCTCGTCTGGAATTtagatttttcactttacgcAGACGAAACGACTGAGCGTTGGTATATTAATCCCTGACGTATAATCCGAAACATAGATTTTATCCGAAACCTGAGAATAAGGTGTGCTTGCAGAGACTCTTGCTCTTCTTGCGATACGGCGAGCGATGCAACATTGTTCTTAGGCAGTTGCTCCCTTCAAGATCCGAACTGCAGCGCGCACATACTTTATACTAGTGACCATAAAGAAGAGTTCGTATATCTTTTCTTCCGGAAGGCAGTGTATAACAAAATCCCTCTGTACAGCCAGACCGCAGTAGTGACTGTACTACCGGCTGGGTATCAGTGCCAAACACTGGTAGTTATGTATATTAGGGGCAGTAAAACTGatgcaaatttatttcaaaattccacGCGGTTCTCGTAAAGTTGTTTTAAAACTACCCTCGTAAAACGATTTGAGATCTTTTCATGGGGGCAGCCGCGCAGGACGATACTTGAATTGTGTAACCTCATTTTGTTTCCGAACCTGAAAAGGATATCTTACTGCCTGGCAAAAAATTACTGGAATGCAAATTTTGTCCCAAAAAACTCCCAGAATCATCTATTTCTGGTATCTAGAGGTACTAATCTGCGGTAGAATGTTTTGCTCGCAGTCAATATTTGACAAGATAGTCTAAAACTACAAACCTACATAACTGTTGTCAGCAGCAGGTATTGTGAAATAAGAAACTTTCTAACTATCACATGCTCGGAGAAGTATATTTGTCTAATTACCACCACCACAGTATCTTGGTGTTCATAGATCGAGTATCACTTCGGTATTGAAACATGTGTTCACCGGTGTAACTGAAACATTCATGCTATCCATTTAATCGTTCATTCTGATCCCAGTATTCACGGCCGTATGCGGCTTTATACGTTTCTGCTCGTATAGTAAAACTGACTGGCATAATACATCCGTTGTGACTGGTACTCGAGGCGATTTGAACTGACGATCAGTATAAGCGCTTGTGAGGGTAATTCGGCGGTAAAGCGTCACCCGGGTATAGCGAGAGCAGCCTTGCTAATCCAACACAATGCTGGGAAATTGATATTCCGAGGCTGAGGTTCAAGCCCGTCCTCGAAACCGTGACAACTGACCGCTCTTGACCGCTCTCGACCATGCAGTCCCACTCGAAAGTTCTTGATAGATATCTTCCCGCGTCTGTAGTCGTTGGAATTTCACTGTTTCCTCGCCGAGTACCGGTCGGACAAACGGACGTCCGATTGGGTCCAGCATGCAATCGACCTGCACCGAAGATCCCCTACGGATCGGCTGATCTCTGCTGGCTCGATTTTCAGGCATACGCGTACATGCGGCAATGATCGGCCTGGTCGCCACCCTACCATTACCACTGCTGCTGTAACCGCACCACTGGCCCTCTCGCCATCCGCAGCCACTACGCATAGCTAGTGAAATAGCCAGTTGGTTAGACCAGGTAGATTACCCATTGACTCGGCCTGACAACTGCACTGCGCGCAGTCCTGCAGGTGACAACATACGATTACAGTCGTACCGTGTCTGCGTtacgtctctctctctctctctctttcgctttctctctctctctgttactcttttttatttccttcttttATAATCGGATGGTTATATCATGGTATCATTGAATATCTGTGGAATGTAACCAATGCTGAGACATTACCGATTTCGTTCGGCTAGGTGATGGAAATTATACCATCACTTGCGATCACAATGtgtaaattttacataaatttagCTGGAATCAATGTTATTCTATCCTTTTGAGCTTTCTCCGGAGATGGTTCAGACGTATAAAAATCATTAGGCATTGACGAGTTTAAAGTAGCCTCGGCCAATACTTGAGTtacataaaattcaatatacaCTCTTATACTGCATTTGTTACGAAACGTGTTAAAAATTGGTTTCGAATCTCGCTGTGAAGTTTCAATAAGTACTTTGAGATGCAGATGTGAAAGCAATAAAACAGCGCAAGGCAATTATCGAGAGTGAAAGCAAGCACCTTGTTTACCGATAAGGTTTGTTTAAACGGAACCGCTGACAAACATGGCTTGCGACGTAAGTTGGCGTCTCTGTTCACGGAGGGATTTCGAAATATACCGAAGACTTGGAAATCCCTGGTGAAGTATTAACGACTGGTAATATCAACTGCAATAAAGTTTCCTCGTATAGAAACTCGCTCGATCTTAAACCAAACTAAAAGTTGAATTCTCCGAAAGTCCATACACGTATAGGTATCAATATCAgcgaaaacaaatttgatatTCATAGATACGATTTCTTACTTGATCCATCGACCTGAATATTATGCGGACTGGTATTAGCGGTTACATCATCGGGCACGTCTAGTTTCCTAGCGGTAGGTCTAATCTAGGCTCTGGTCCCGTCTCACTTTGGTGTTATTAAAATCATCGGTTCTGTTTCTCCATCAGACTCCGTATAGTGAAATGAATAGCGCAGAGTTGTATTACTTCAGAGGCGTGGTGGGAAAATAAGGCTGGACCGGCAAGCAGTAGCTCGCAAA is drawn from Neodiprion fabricii isolate iyNeoFabr1 chromosome 3, iyNeoFabr1.1, whole genome shotgun sequence and contains these coding sequences:
- the LOC124177184 gene encoding major royal jelly protein 1-like, producing the protein MDISIWFVSAVVLLTSVAGNAGATGLEIVYQWKYLDWVPPSVQLVGNNFTLGNAFTQDVDIDRKGRVFVTSPKWPEGVPIVLSTITDVNGPGGPLLEPYPDWTWHRFTDCNSIVTAYRIAIDEYNRLWVTDIGRIGAERVCPTKILVFDLFTDQLIHKYVIPDEHTLNGAAALVTPIVDIGDSPIDTFLYMADVDANGIVVYDFKSDYSWRINNTQSNAFGPDDEAMEITIVDDTFNLTDGTLGMSLSPKGFWSTRYLYFNSLASYYQKFTDTDSLKRAQYEEPIIFQSKKRRQSQAGPQATSRRGILFFQLVQHTALACWNIEKPFKPENVVVLAQDEVALQYISGIKVIVNHIGEEEVWFNTNRLQKTINNNRNPAETNYRIIKGKVDDLVRGTNCESSGPHTNYLDTSSWRRI